A genome region from Thalassococcus arenae includes the following:
- a CDS encoding TetR/AcrR family transcriptional regulator, with amino-acid sequence MADEFEAARAEKLQKTGYHHGDLRAGLIEATRRLVEEKGPDGFSVTDACRLAGVSTAAPYKHFKNKTEMLVAMVMQGMERHRDNMLAALEGIPVGSPLRIKALGKEYVGFALREPGVFRLKFGGFTDRLDDDRLKAAGEQTFEIVLKEVALCMGEDAITDEVRKRGFMLWSFVHGLSFILFDKDLTQMGGAVDLDDLLAEIAERVLSD; translated from the coding sequence ATGGCGGATGAGTTCGAGGCTGCACGCGCAGAAAAACTGCAGAAAACCGGGTATCACCACGGTGATCTGCGGGCCGGACTGATAGAGGCGACGCGCAGGCTGGTCGAGGAAAAGGGCCCCGACGGTTTTTCGGTGACCGATGCCTGTCGGCTGGCCGGCGTGTCGACCGCGGCCCCCTACAAACACTTCAAGAACAAGACCGAGATGCTGGTGGCGATGGTCATGCAGGGCATGGAACGCCACCGCGACAACATGCTTGCCGCGCTCGAGGGCATTCCGGTCGGGTCGCCGCTGCGCATCAAGGCGCTTGGCAAGGAATATGTCGGATTCGCCCTGCGCGAACCGGGGGTGTTCCGGCTCAAGTTCGGCGGCTTCACCGACCGCCTCGACGACGATCGGCTGAAAGCCGCCGGCGAACAGACCTTTGAAATCGTGCTCAAGGAAGTCGCGCTTTGCATGGGCGAGGACGCCATCACCGACGAGGTGCGCAAGCGCGGCTTCATGCTGTGGAGCTTCGTGCACGGGCTGTCTTTCATCCTGTTCGACAAGGACTTGACCCAGATGGGCGGCGCCGTCGACCTGGACGACCTGCTCGCGGAAATCGCCGAACGCGTCCTGTCGGATTGA